GAATCCCGACAATCCCCTAAATGCCAGAGACCCTTGTGGACAAATGAATCTCTTCAATTTATAATGATTTTATTAGGACACTAGTGTTTTAAATCATATTATGAACATCCTTTGAACTTTTACGGTTACGGTGTCGCTGAATACGTAAAAGTAGTAAATTCTAACAACAACACGGGTCAGGTATATCTGGGCACATACACATCTTCGATGACGAACCCCGATAATTATTATCCCTATCTCACTTACAAATCCAATCCAGTTTTGACACCTTATGAACAGCTCTCGGAAGTAGAAATTTCTGGACACGATATTACAAATTTTCAAGTAAATAATTTAAGCGGAGGAGTTGAATTTTCTTTTGTTCTTGAAAATGATGCCAATCTCGACATATCAATTTTCGACATTAACGGAAGAAAAGTTTCTGAAGAAAACAGTGTTTTCTTCAATTCCGGTATAGCAAATTACAGATGGGAAAGAAACAGTTCAGACATATCGAGCGGGACATACTTCTTAGTAATAAACAGCGGGGGAAAAACTCTTCACAAGGGCAAATTCGCGATTTTTGAATAACAAGAAAATTGAAAACAAAAAAAGGGCAAGAGTGATCTTGCCCTTTTTTTGTTTTTGTGATGTCTAGAAAGCTCCGCGGAAACCCTGGACGGGCTGCCACCAGTAACGGAAATAAAGGTCTTTTGTGTTAAGTGAAGTTACAAGAATTCTGACATAATGACCATTTGATAGTTCTACCCAGAAATAATTCGTTGTATTAAGAGGAATCTGGGTTATAGCTGCCCATGCAGGAGGATTTAAACCAGTCGGAGGTGCGAAATGTGTATATGTGCCGTTTACATCACTTGCCAGGTATGTTGTTTTTGTGCCAGTTGAAGGAGAAGTTTGACCCCCAACAAAATATAAATTGTTTGAAGTGTTATTATCGTACAGGAATATATCGATTAATGATGCGTTGTATGGTGGATTTCCCGTCGCTTGTGAAGACATCAAATAACCGTTACCTGAATTGTCCCAGTAAAAACATGAAAGATAAGAACTGTGAGTCCATTCACCTATGTGGAAACCCGATTGTTCGACCGGATTTGTTGTAACAGATGAAGACCAAGTGCTCGTATCATTGTCTACAAAAGTTCTCACTCTGTATGATCCGAGTTCTGTCGGATTGTTGTGCGTATAACTTGTGCCTGTCACAACGGCATAACCTTTTGTTCCGGGGTATTCGATCTGGTATGAATCAGCATTTGTGACTGCATACCAAGTGATTACTAATCCCATCCCATCCATTGTCGCATCGATGGCAACATTAGTAGGTGCTGCAGCAGTTCCACCGCCTGGATTTGTCGGACTGTCGTCTTTGGTACAGCCAAAAACTGCTAACGAAGCTACAGCAATGACCAACAATAATATTTTCTTCATCTTTCCTCCTTTTATTTTATTGGAACAATAGGAATTGTAGGGTGTGTTTGCAAAGGCGGTTTGTCAGGATTATGCAATCCGTATATAACGCTGTCGAGAGAGTCATTGGCTCTTTTTAACACGACATTTTCTTCGCGTAATCTTAGTATATCATCCTGAATTTCTGACAATCCGACACTGTCAATTGTTATATTGCTGTATTTTGCCAGTTCTGTTTCCAACTCGGAAATCTTTGCCTCATATTGGATTGATTTATCCTGATA
This is a stretch of genomic DNA from candidate division WOR-3 bacterium. It encodes these proteins:
- a CDS encoding T9SS type A sorting domain-containing protein, translated to MNFYGYGVAEYVKVVNSNNNTGQVYLGTYTSSMTNPDNYYPYLTYKSNPVLTPYEQLSEVEISGHDITNFQVNNLSGGVEFSFVLENDANLDISIFDINGRKVSEENSVFFNSGIANYRWERNSSDISSGTYFLVINSGGKTLHKGKFAIFE